A single genomic interval of Thermodesulfobacteriota bacterium harbors:
- a CDS encoding chromate resistance protein, with translation MTYQKNSDEMVFVMWMKKISVVIILFLTASDLYSQGSVHIYSTGSIMEIDRCASAWLIKKFVDKKAVFKFFPDGEIIEVGIPFDTPDAELSRTHRRSTFEVIMDTYQIVDHRLETLKKNIHDIEINFWGKKGSAESTIFAADVNKIINQAKNNDDCLEKCFIYLDKMIENRDLSQKIKVK, from the coding sequence GTGACTTATCAAAAAAACAGCGATGAAATGGTTTTTGTAATGTGGATGAAAAAAATATCTGTTGTTATAATTCTATTTTTAACTGCGTCCGATCTTTATTCACAGGGTAGCGTTCATATTTATTCAACCGGATCGATCATGGAAATTGACCGATGCGCTTCAGCCTGGCTAATTAAAAAATTCGTAGATAAGAAAGCTGTATTCAAGTTTTTTCCTGATGGGGAGATTATCGAAGTCGGAATTCCTTTTGATACACCTGATGCCGAGCTGTCGCGTACACATCGTCGGTCAACCTTTGAGGTTATTATGGATACGTACCAGATTGTCGATCACAGATTGGAAACATTAAAGAAAAATATTCATGATATAGAAATAAATTTCTGGGGGAAAAAGGGTTCAGCGGAATCAACAATTTTTGCCGCGGATGTAAATAAGATAATCAACCAGGCAAAGAATAATGATGATTGTCTGGAGAAGTGTTTTATCTACCTTGATAAGATGATCGAAAATAGGGATCTTTCTCAGAAGATAAAAGTGAAATAA
- a CDS encoding extracellular solute-binding protein, whose translation MQKIVLGCVVLIVLVGGGRIGYYADAREVVVFTALDQIFSEPILQDFEKATGITVKAVYDIEATKTTGLVNRLIAEKKNPQCDVFWNNEVIKSIILKRKGIITPYVSPASVDIPIHFKDKDGYWTGFAARARVLVINTELVDNNQQPDSIFNLTDSRWKGKIAIANPLFGTTSTHVAALFSYLGKDKARQYFENLKKNQIRIVDGNSVVKDQVGAGELKAGFTDTDDVNMGLKFGMPLRPLYPDKRGMGTLLIPNTVSLIANCPNPNEGKELIDYLLSKEVEKKLAFSPSVQMPLRPDVPTPENFVNIAQIKAMEVNYEKVADEMDGAVIFVQNLFIR comes from the coding sequence TTGCAGAAAATAGTATTGGGGTGTGTTGTTTTAATTGTTTTGGTTGGCGGGGGACGCATTGGTTATTATGCTGATGCAAGGGAAGTGGTGGTTTTTACAGCACTGGACCAGATCTTTTCGGAACCGATCCTGCAGGATTTTGAAAAAGCAACCGGTATCACTGTCAAAGCCGTTTACGATATTGAAGCCACCAAAACCACCGGGCTGGTTAACCGGCTGATTGCCGAGAAGAAGAATCCCCAATGCGATGTTTTCTGGAATAATGAGGTCATCAAATCGATTATACTAAAACGCAAAGGAATTATTACTCCTTATGTATCTCCGGCATCTGTAGATATTCCAATCCACTTTAAAGATAAAGATGGATACTGGACCGGCTTTGCGGCCCGCGCACGGGTTTTGGTGATAAACACCGAACTTGTTGATAATAATCAACAACCGGATTCCATCTTCAATCTGACCGATTCCAGATGGAAGGGAAAAATTGCTATAGCAAATCCGCTGTTCGGTACAACATCCACCCATGTGGCCGCATTGTTTTCCTATTTAGGTAAAGATAAAGCCCGGCAGTATTTTGAAAATCTGAAAAAAAATCAAATCAGGATTGTCGACGGTAACTCAGTTGTCAAAGACCAGGTGGGTGCCGGGGAGTTGAAGGCCGGTTTTACGGATACGGATGATGTCAATATGGGTTTAAAATTCGGAATGCCGCTTCGACCATTATACCCGGACAAAAGAGGAATGGGAACCCTGTTGATACCCAATACGGTGAGCTTGATCGCTAATTGCCCCAACCCTAACGAAGGAAAAGAATTAATCGATTATTTACTCAGCAAAGAGGTTGAAAAGAAGCTGGCATTTTCCCCATCGGTACAAATGCCTTTAAGGCCCGATGTTCCGACGCCAGAAAATTTTGTAAACATTGCTCAAATTAAGGCAATGGAAGTCAATTATGAGAAGGTGGCGGATGAAATGGATGGTGCCGTCATTTTCGTGCAAAATCTGTTTATTCGATAA
- a CDS encoding iron ABC transporter permease, whose product MEHYRTVFTDMRQLTLLLKTLVLASGVTIFCLIIGVSFAFLLARTDVYGRRIWQWLYLLPLCIPPYLHAVTWICLLKEKGLVNTFLIKWFHLKAPLIDIYGISGSMVVLTFSYFPFIVLLTLSGFHTMDQRMEDAARLNYRPFGVMKKVTLPLISPYIFSGAVFVFIFSLFNYGVPALLRVHTYPVEIFARFSAFYNEGGATAQSFPIAVIALILITFQRYYMGSRSYVTINTESKGASIFYLNRYRAVAGLFIFVIILFSVVLPLVILSMQAGSFKSYQVAFSKSSREIITTVSLSVVAATAMICLAYFLSHPIEDRQVKGHTLLDYLTFAPFAFPATALGIGMIRFWNRPLTEAIYNSSLIVVLAYIARFIPFSIRTLNSNLKQISTSVIEAAVLCEKSWFKRTVKIQLPLSLKGVAAGWVIAFILCTGELGATLLVIPPGNGSISLKIYTLMHYGANKIVAALALIVIGINLLISFTVLSSMRFGWRRQQI is encoded by the coding sequence TTGGAACATTATCGGACCGTATTTACGGATATGAGACAATTGACTCTGCTTTTAAAAACCTTGGTGCTGGCATCAGGTGTCACTATATTTTGCCTGATTATAGGAGTATCGTTTGCGTTTTTACTGGCGCGTACCGATGTATATGGGAGAAGAATCTGGCAATGGTTATACCTCCTGCCGTTATGTATTCCGCCTTACCTTCATGCTGTAACCTGGATCTGTCTCCTGAAGGAAAAAGGTTTAGTCAACACATTTCTGATAAAATGGTTTCATCTTAAAGCACCTTTAATCGATATTTACGGCATTAGCGGGTCTATGGTTGTGTTAACTTTTTCCTATTTTCCCTTTATCGTTTTGTTAACCCTTTCCGGTTTCCATACCATGGACCAGCGGATGGAAGACGCTGCCCGGCTGAATTACCGGCCATTTGGCGTGATGAAAAAAGTAACGCTTCCCTTGATCAGTCCGTATATTTTTTCCGGGGCCGTATTTGTTTTCATCTTCTCCTTGTTTAACTATGGCGTTCCGGCCCTGTTGCGGGTGCACACTTATCCGGTGGAGATATTTGCCCGGTTTAGTGCTTTTTATAATGAAGGCGGGGCCACGGCTCAATCTTTTCCGATAGCGGTGATTGCCCTGATCCTGATTACATTTCAGCGATATTATATGGGGTCACGCTCTTATGTTACCATAAACACGGAAAGCAAAGGCGCTTCAATTTTTTACCTGAACAGATACCGGGCGGTTGCCGGCTTGTTTATTTTTGTGATTATACTGTTTTCAGTGGTGTTACCGCTGGTCATTCTATCGATGCAAGCCGGATCATTCAAAAGCTATCAGGTGGCTTTCAGCAAATCGTCAAGGGAAATCATCACCACTGTTTCTCTTTCCGTAGTAGCTGCTACGGCAATGATCTGCCTGGCTTATTTTCTTTCACATCCTATTGAGGATAGACAGGTTAAGGGGCATACTTTGCTGGATTATTTAACTTTTGCTCCTTTTGCTTTTCCGGCCACCGCACTTGGTATCGGGATGATCCGTTTTTGGAATCGACCGCTGACGGAAGCGATTTACAATAGTTCGCTTATCGTTGTGCTTGCCTATATCGCCCGCTTTATTCCTTTTTCTATACGTACCTTAAATTCAAATTTAAAACAGATCAGTACGAGCGTAATAGAAGCCGCGGTATTATGTGAAAAATCCTGGTTTAAAAGAACGGTGAAGATTCAACTGCCCCTTTCACTTAAAGGGGTGGCAGCCGGTTGGGTGATCGCTTTTATTTTATGTACGGGTGAGTTAGGCGCCACACTTTTGGTGATACCACCCGGTAACGGTTCAATTTCTCTAAAAATTTATACCCTGATGCATTATGGGGCCAATAAGATTGTGGCGGCTTTGGCATTGATAGTAATCGGAATCAATTTACTAATATCCTTTACAGTTCTTTCAAGCATGCGCTTTGGCTGGCGAAGGCAGCAGATTTAG